From a region of the Arachis ipaensis cultivar K30076 chromosome B09, Araip1.1, whole genome shotgun sequence genome:
- the LOC107615616 gene encoding uncharacterized protein LOC107615616 — MGATPFHPSILKVWLPKNFDKATDMRYDGTKDPQEHITAFEARMNLEGVGEAVRYRAFPVTLAGPAIRWFNALPQGSITAFADIAQSFLARFTTRIAKEKHPINLLGVTQKPGEPTRKFLDKFNDECLEIDGLTDSVASLCLTNGLLNEDFRKHLTTKLSGPCKKSKAWPRNTSMMRKPRPLKERTGDNKSLYCDYHKGFGHKTQDYFNLKDALEHAIREGKLSKFSRLIRELRRQEQEHSEKDRSRTVKPRQEPMGDANNPQPSWSTSWSGVTALLNPNRQQRRIPGNGRSRLVRRILVDMGADSNILFRNVFDAMGLKESDLKNHQH, encoded by the exons ATGGGAGCCACTCCTTTCCACCCCTCGATCCTCAAGGTCTGGCTCCCGAAAAACTTTGACAAGGcgacggacatgaggtacgacgggACTAAGGATCCCCAGGAGCATATCACAGCCTTTGAAGCAAGGATGAACTTGGAGGGAGTAGGCGAGGCGGTCAGATACCGAGCATTCCCTGTGACGCTAGCCGGCCCAGCGATTcgatggttcaacgccctcccacaAGGATCCATCACAGCCTTCGCGGACATCGCCCAAAGCTTCCTGGCTCGGTTCACAACACGCATAGCCAAGGAAAAACACCCAATCAACTTATTAGGGGTTACCCAAAAGCCCGGGGAGCCGACCAGGAAGTTCCTAGACAAATTCAACGATGAGTGCTTGGAGATCGACGGCCTTACGGACTCAGTCGCTAGTCTCTGCCTAACGAACGGCCTACTAAACGAGGACTTTAGGAAGCACCTCACTACTAAGCTATCTGGTCCATGCAAGAAATCCAAAGCGTGGCCAAGGAATACATCAATGATGAGGAA GCCTAGACCATTGAAAGAAAGAACGGGAGACAACAAAAGCCTTTACTGTGATTATCACAAGGGGTTTGGTCACAAAACCCAAGACTACTTCAATCTCAAAGATGCATTGGAGCATGCCATCAGAGAAGGAAAGCTGAGTAAATTCTCCCGGCTCATAAGAGAACTGAGGAGACAAGAACAAGAACACTCCGAGAAAGATCGTAGCCGAACTGTCAAGCCAAGGCAAGAACCCATGGGGGATGCCAATAACCCCCAACCTTCATGGTCAACATCGTGGTCGGGCGTGACAGCCCTCCTAAATCCAAATCGGCAGCAAAGAAGGATACCCGG CAATGGTCGGAGCAGATTAGTCAGACGAATCCTCGTTGACATGGGAGCTGATTCTAATATACTATTTAGAAACGTGTTCGACGCCATGGGGCTCAAGGAATCTGACCTCAAGAACCACCAGCACTGA